One Kitasatospora sp. NBC_01287 DNA window includes the following coding sequences:
- a CDS encoding DUF3592 domain-containing protein → MGRGGHEVLLGCWWAGLALLVMGVPAIALGLTRFARRGTEVQGTVAEVQVQERGGSATLLPLVRFTDPASEREVIGSPSCGRVPLAGWPGQPIAVRYLPGTPDRFQIGPQTSVFDVALTSLLVMTLGSVALVLTRWTDPDAIATSAVLAASGLALTTATVLTRRASRFERCTRLRDKGVVGCGRIVATLVVDGGGDGAHRYHPVLSFTAAGGEQVTGVDLRTHSREAYPLDDAPVPVRHLPDNPLNFGLDASVRQRFAAKGPAMTAIGFGLVAALACCGVLVMVGTNLTNR, encoded by the coding sequence ATGGGCCGGGGCGGGCACGAGGTTCTGCTGGGCTGCTGGTGGGCCGGCTTGGCGCTGCTGGTGATGGGGGTGCCGGCGATCGCCCTGGGACTTACCAGGTTCGCTCGGCGCGGCACCGAGGTGCAGGGCACGGTCGCCGAGGTCCAGGTCCAGGAGCGGGGAGGGTCCGCCACGTTGCTCCCGCTGGTGCGGTTCACCGATCCCGCCTCGGAGCGCGAGGTGATCGGGTCGCCCTCGTGCGGGCGGGTGCCGCTGGCCGGCTGGCCCGGGCAGCCGATCGCGGTGCGGTATCTGCCCGGTACGCCGGACCGGTTCCAGATCGGGCCGCAGACCAGCGTGTTCGACGTGGCGCTGACCAGCCTGCTGGTGATGACCCTGGGTTCGGTCGCGCTGGTGCTGACCCGGTGGACCGATCCGGACGCGATCGCGACCAGCGCGGTACTCGCCGCGTCCGGCCTCGCGTTGACCACCGCCACCGTGCTGACCCGTCGCGCGAGCCGGTTCGAGCGGTGTACCAGGCTGCGGGACAAGGGAGTTGTCGGCTGTGGACGGATCGTCGCAACCCTGGTGGTGGACGGCGGCGGGGACGGCGCGCACCGCTACCACCCGGTGCTCAGCTTCACCGCGGCCGGCGGCGAGCAGGTGACCGGGGTCGACCTGCGCACCCACAGCCGGGAGGCCTACCCACTGGACGACGCTCCGGTCCCGGTCCGCCACCTGCCCGACAATCCGCTGAACTTCGGGCTCGACGCCTCGGTGCGGCAGAGGTTCGCCGCCAAGGGGCCGGCCATGACCGCCATCGGCTTCGGCCTGGTCGCGGCACTCGCCTGCTGCGGAGTGCTGGTGATGGTGGGGACCAACCTCACCAACCGCTGA
- a CDS encoding TIGR02452 family protein produces MSSRLHQVARENEEIAERGDYRAAGGRAVAVGGALAAARAGTVAYGPGPDDVPPGAPAAVPAPGPGDLAAELTAGPTAGLTVGLTVEVTAEGSLEAADRLVRAGGTALPRVGVLNFASARNPGGGYLRGARAQEEDLCRTALLYHCLLAAPDHYAAHRASTDLRYSHRVIFSPDVPVIRDGHGALLARPYPVSFLTAAAPNAGQLALRGETADLRGLLAERATRVLAVAARHEVRQLVLGAWGCGVFRNDPAQVAEAFAVALASYGAAFERVVFAVRDRSPVSANRAAFEARFGGVTRGRDSGA; encoded by the coding sequence ATGAGCAGCAGACTGCATCAAGTGGCCCGGGAGAACGAGGAGATCGCGGAGCGCGGCGACTACCGGGCGGCCGGTGGCAGAGCGGTGGCGGTCGGTGGGGCGCTGGCGGCGGCCCGGGCCGGCACCGTCGCGTACGGGCCGGGGCCGGATGACGTCCCGCCAGGCGCTCCGGCCGCCGTCCCCGCTCCCGGCCCCGGCGACTTGGCCGCTGAGCTCACCGCCGGGCCCACCGCCGGGCTCACCGTCGGGCTCACCGTCGAGGTCACCGCCGAGGGCAGCCTGGAGGCCGCCGACCGGCTGGTGCGGGCCGGTGGCACGGCGCTGCCCCGGGTCGGCGTCCTCAACTTCGCCTCCGCGCGCAATCCCGGCGGCGGCTACCTGCGCGGTGCCCGGGCGCAGGAGGAGGACCTGTGCCGGACCGCCCTGCTCTACCACTGCCTGCTGGCGGCACCCGACCACTACGCGGCGCACCGCGCCTCGACCGACCTCCGGTACAGCCACCGGGTGATCTTCTCGCCGGACGTGCCGGTGATCCGCGACGGGCACGGTGCGCTGCTGGCGCGGCCGTATCCCGTCTCGTTCCTGACCGCTGCCGCGCCCAACGCCGGCCAGCTGGCGCTGCGCGGTGAAACCGCCGACCTGCGCGGGCTGCTGGCCGAGCGGGCCACCCGGGTGCTCGCGGTGGCGGCCCGGCACGAGGTGCGGCAGCTGGTGCTGGGGGCGTGGGGGTGCGGGGTGTTCCGCAACGATCCGGCGCAGGTCGCGGAGGCCTTCGCGGTCGCGCTGGCCTCGTACGGGGCGGCGTTCGAGCGCGTGGTCTTCGCGGTCCGGGACCGCTCGCCGGTCTCGGCGAACCGGGCGGCCTTCGAGGCGCGGTTCGGGGGTGTGACCCGGGGGCGTGACTCAGGAGCGTGA
- a CDS encoding DEAD/DEAH box helicase gives MSLVDDDRFVMPASAQSELIGQDEALDAATDLIDTDSLAAFEADEAIEAGDTAETETAEAEPTITFGDLGLHDDVVRALAKRGVTTPFPIQAATIPDALAGKDVLGRGRTGSGKTLSFGLPLLTRLADGERTKPKHPRGLILVPTRELAMQVADALEPFGSVLGLKLKVVCGGTSMSNQIYALERGVDVLVATPGRLRDLINRGTAKLADVQTVVLDEADQMADMGFLPEVTEILDQVPAGGQRLLFSATLENEIDSLVKRYLSNPVTHEVDAAQGAVTTMSHHILVVKPKDKAPITNAIAARKGRTIIFVRTQMGADRVAEQLIEAGVKADALHGGMTQGARTRVLGDFKDGYVNVVVATDVAARGIHVDGIDLVLNVDPAGDHKDYLHRSGRTARAGRSGAVVTLVLPHQRRGVFRLMEDAGVDASRHILDHAFDAEVAKITGARSLVEVQAESASGIAGAAEREVAEMSRQLERAQRRATELREEADRLSARAARERAELGIEDEAPAAEAVTEGAEAVAAQAAEVAPVREVREPREERTPAYREARNDRPSFGDRGGRDRDDRGGRSSGDRDNRGGFGGGRDRDDRPARSFGDRDNRGGFGGGRDRDDRGGRSFGDRPARSFGDRDNRGGFGGGRDRDDRPARSFGDRDNRDNRGGFGGGRDRDDRGGRSFGDRPARSFGDRDNRGGFGGGRDRDDRPARSFGDRPARSFGDRDNRGGSGSGNGGSTSRPFARRDDHRSGGRPQGGSFGGDRDRGGFGGGRSFGDRDNRGGSGSGGGFNGGDRKPRWKN, from the coding sequence ATGTCTCTCGTTGACGACGACCGCTTCGTCATGCCCGCGTCCGCCCAGAGCGAGCTCATCGGCCAGGACGAAGCCCTCGACGCCGCCACCGACCTGATCGACACCGACTCCCTTGCCGCCTTCGAGGCCGATGAGGCCATCGAGGCCGGCGACACCGCCGAGACCGAGACCGCCGAGGCGGAGCCGACCATCACGTTCGGTGACCTCGGCCTGCACGACGACGTCGTGCGTGCCCTCGCCAAGCGCGGTGTGACCACCCCGTTCCCGATCCAGGCCGCGACCATCCCGGACGCGCTGGCCGGCAAGGACGTGCTGGGCCGCGGTCGCACCGGCTCCGGCAAGACCCTGAGCTTCGGCCTGCCGCTGCTCACCCGCCTCGCCGACGGCGAGCGCACCAAGCCCAAGCACCCCCGCGGCCTGATCCTGGTGCCGACCCGCGAGCTGGCCATGCAGGTCGCCGACGCGCTGGAGCCGTTCGGCTCGGTGCTCGGCCTCAAGCTCAAGGTCGTCTGCGGCGGCACCTCGATGTCCAACCAGATCTACGCGCTGGAGCGCGGTGTCGACGTCCTGGTCGCCACCCCCGGCCGCCTGCGCGACCTGATCAACCGCGGCACCGCCAAGCTCGCCGACGTCCAGACCGTGGTGCTCGACGAGGCCGACCAGATGGCCGACATGGGCTTCCTGCCCGAGGTCACCGAGATCCTCGACCAGGTGCCGGCCGGCGGCCAGCGCCTGCTCTTCTCCGCCACCCTGGAGAACGAGATCGACAGCCTGGTCAAGCGCTACCTGAGCAACCCGGTCACCCACGAGGTCGACGCGGCCCAGGGCGCGGTCACCACCATGAGCCACCACATCCTCGTGGTGAAGCCCAAGGACAAGGCGCCGATCACCAACGCGATCGCCGCCCGCAAGGGCCGCACGATCATCTTCGTCCGCACCCAGATGGGGGCCGACCGGGTCGCCGAGCAGCTGATCGAGGCCGGGGTCAAGGCCGACGCGCTGCACGGCGGCATGACCCAGGGCGCCCGTACCCGGGTGCTGGGCGACTTCAAGGACGGCTACGTCAACGTGGTCGTGGCCACCGACGTCGCCGCTCGCGGTATCCACGTGGACGGCATCGACCTGGTGCTCAACGTGGACCCGGCCGGGGACCACAAGGACTACCTGCACCGCTCCGGCCGCACCGCTCGGGCCGGTCGCTCGGGCGCCGTCGTCACCCTGGTGCTGCCGCACCAGCGCCGCGGCGTCTTCCGCCTGATGGAGGACGCGGGCGTCGACGCCTCGCGCCACATCCTGGACCACGCCTTCGACGCCGAGGTCGCCAAGATCACCGGTGCCCGCTCGCTGGTCGAGGTCCAGGCGGAGAGCGCCTCGGGCATCGCCGGTGCGGCGGAGCGCGAGGTCGCCGAGATGAGCCGTCAGCTGGAGCGCGCGCAGCGCCGGGCGACCGAGCTGCGCGAGGAGGCCGACCGGCTGTCGGCGCGCGCGGCGCGCGAGCGGGCCGAGCTGGGCATCGAGGACGAGGCGCCGGCCGCCGAGGCCGTGACCGAGGGTGCGGAGGCCGTGGCGGCCCAGGCAGCCGAGGTCGCACCGGTGCGCGAGGTGCGCGAGCCCCGTGAGGAGCGGACGCCGGCCTACCGCGAGGCGCGCAACGACCGTCCGTCGTTCGGCGACCGTGGCGGGCGTGACCGCGACGACCGTGGTGGTCGTTCGTCCGGTGACCGTGACAACCGTGGTGGCTTCGGTGGCGGTCGTGACCGCGACGACCGTCCGGCCCGTTCCTTCGGTGACCGTGACAACCGTGGCGGCTTCGGTGGCGGTCGTGACCGTGACGACCGTGGCGGCCGTTCGTTCGGTGACCGTCCGGCCCGTTCGTTCGGTGACCGTGACAACCGTGGCGGTTTCGGTGGCGGTCGTGACCGCGACGACCGTCCGGCCCGTTCCTTCGGTGACCGTGACAACCGTGACAACCGTGGCGGCTTCGGTGGCGGTCGTGACCGTGACGACCGTGGCGGCCGTTCGTTCGGTGACCGTCCGGCCCGTTCGTTCGGTGACCGTGACAACCGTGGTGGCTTCGGTGGCGGTCGTGACCGCGACGACCGTCCGGCCCGTTCCTTCGGTGACCGTCCGGCCCGCTCGTTCGGTGACCGTGACAACCGCGGTGGCAGTGGCAGCGGCAACGGCGGCAGCACCAGCCGTCCGTTCGCCCGCCGTGACGACCACCGCTCGGGCGGTCGTCCGCAGGGTGGCTCCTTCGGCGGCGACCGCGACCGCGGTGGCTTCGGTGGCGGCCGTTCCTTCGGTGACCGTGACAACCGCGGTGGCAGCGGCAGCGGCGGCGGCTTCAACGGCGGCGACCGCAAGCCGCGTTGGAAGAACTGA
- a CDS encoding metallopeptidase family protein codes for MSRDDFESLVSDALDQIPPQLAAMMDNVAVFVEDEPDPANPELLGLYEGTPLTERGEWYAGVLPDRIIIYRGPTLRLCETRELVVAEVRTTVIHEVAHHFGFDDHELHELGWS; via the coding sequence ATGAGCCGGGACGATTTCGAATCGCTGGTCAGCGACGCGCTCGACCAGATCCCCCCGCAGCTGGCGGCGATGATGGACAACGTCGCCGTCTTCGTCGAGGACGAACCCGACCCGGCGAACCCGGAGCTGCTCGGGCTCTACGAGGGCACTCCCCTCACCGAGCGGGGCGAGTGGTACGCCGGCGTCCTCCCCGATCGGATCATCATCTACCGCGGCCCCACCCTGCGCCTGTGCGAGACCCGGGAGCTGGTCGTCGCCGAGGTCCGCACCACCGTGATCCACGAGGTCGCCCACCACTTCGGCTTCGACGACCACGAGTTGCACGAACTCGGCTGGTCCTGA
- a CDS encoding type II toxin-antitoxin system VapC family toxin, translated as MNSSVVIDCSALVRVLTDHGPAGHAVRDRLRGVDALAAPGLLDYELVSALFGMVRGGKLAEKEAVKAVADYQALAITRHETLILWQRVRELHHNISAYDAQYVALAETLGVPLVTSDARIQRSGAAKCTIEVFA; from the coding sequence GTGAATTCGAGCGTTGTCATTGATTGCTCTGCGCTGGTGCGGGTGCTCACCGACCACGGCCCCGCCGGCCACGCCGTCCGCGACCGACTCCGCGGGGTAGATGCGCTCGCCGCCCCTGGCCTGCTCGACTACGAACTCGTGTCGGCTCTCTTCGGCATGGTGCGGGGCGGCAAGCTCGCGGAGAAGGAAGCGGTGAAGGCCGTAGCCGACTACCAGGCACTCGCCATCACGCGACACGAGACGCTGATCCTCTGGCAGCGGGTGCGAGAACTGCACCACAACATCAGTGCATATGACGCCCAGTATGTGGCGCTCGCCGAGACCCTCGGCGTGCCGCTCGTCACCAGCGATGCCCGAATCCAGCGCAGCGGTGCGGCCAAGTGCACCATCGAGGTCTTTGCCTAG
- a CDS encoding antitoxin: MTAITIREVPDPILETLKLKAAKAGKSLQAYLLDLVTREAATPTLAEMMARLDRETRADVSTSDILAAIDDGRERR; the protein is encoded by the coding sequence ATGACTGCGATCACGATTCGTGAAGTCCCGGACCCGATTCTCGAAACCCTCAAGCTCAAGGCGGCCAAGGCGGGGAAGAGCCTCCAGGCGTACCTGCTCGACCTCGTCACCCGCGAGGCGGCCACGCCGACGTTGGCCGAGATGATGGCCCGCCTCGACCGGGAGACCCGTGCCGACGTCAGTACCTCTGACATCCTCGCCGCGATCGATGACGGGCGGGAGCGTCGGTGA
- a CDS encoding SMI1/KNR4 family protein, with protein sequence MTNEAGERQLVDSGVDWSGVREQVLALREASHAAEVFGARRQGSGHDFLLEPRLSESEVIEAESDLGVSFPPDYRAFLLDVGAGGAGPHYGVFPLRRDERGWHWVEGRGYRNAGTLLERPFPSVAERERRAEELDAREPSASGFLTSSRIARRPAPGTRSGRSSTRP encoded by the coding sequence GTGACGAACGAGGCAGGGGAGCGGCAACTCGTGGACTCAGGGGTGGACTGGTCGGGGGTCCGGGAGCAGGTGCTGGCGCTGCGGGAGGCCTCGCACGCGGCGGAGGTCTTCGGTGCCCGCCGGCAGGGTTCCGGGCACGACTTCCTGCTGGAGCCCCGGCTCAGCGAGTCCGAGGTGATCGAGGCCGAGAGCGACCTCGGCGTCTCCTTTCCGCCGGACTACCGCGCCTTCCTCCTCGACGTGGGCGCGGGCGGAGCAGGCCCGCACTACGGGGTGTTTCCCCTGCGACGCGACGAGCGGGGGTGGCACTGGGTCGAGGGCCGGGGATATCGAAATGCCGGCACGCTGCTCGAACGGCCGTTCCCGTCCGTGGCGGAGCGGGAACGCAGGGCGGAGGAGCTCGACGCCCGCGAGCCGAGCGCGAGCGGCTTCCTGACGAGCAGTCGTATCGCGCGGCGTCCCGCGCCTGGGACGAGGAGTGGGAGGAGCTCGACGCGGCCATGA